TTCCGTGGCAGGTGATCGGTATCAGGACAACATTTTCTTCAACTACTACAATTCGTCCGGTTCCTTGGTGCACATCTACAACCTGGCTGAGGGTAATACCTACGAGTACGACAAGGATTGCCATCCGGGCACGAAGTTTGCCATCGTGGTGTTTGGGTGGAAGATCAGCTGTGATAAGTACTTCGTGCAGGATCTCATTGGTAGTAAGTTTCGTGTTGGTTTCCAGAGTTTTCCGTGTGCTGGGAGGACTCTGACAATCCCCAATGACCCGAGAGATCTTACACCGGTACGGTaacgttctgttctgttccagATCTAACCAAACACCGAGGGGGTTGCGTGATGTGCATGAACTACGATCGCTTCGCACAGCTACCAGCTTACAGCCGTTTGAGGCGTAACTACAAAGAAATCCACGGTGTGCTGAAGCAGAAACTAGAGTTCCTGGAGAAGGAAGGCTTCAGTGCGGACGATGGATACCTGTACGGGTTCAGTTTCGGAGCGCAAGTGGTGCTGGCCGCCGCCAAAGAGTACGGAACACGTAAACTGAAGGAAATCGATGGTAAGTTAAGCGGTTAAGTGAAGGTGCACTTTACGAGTTAACGACAGTACATTGCATGCCGAATTTCATATCTCTGCAGTCTGTGATATCGTTGGCACCGGATTCGACACAACGGACGTGAACGCACCGAACCATCGTACGGCGGCCAAGAACGTCCAGTGCATTCACACCAGCCGAAACTATGGTACGCGCCACCGGACCAGTTGTCACCAGGACTGGATCATGGGTGATTGTGGCATCAATCAGCTGGCTGCGCCACTTTCACCCTGGGGTTCGCACGGTGTCTGCTCACTGCTGTACAACAGTGCCTTCGAGCATGAATTCCTGGCCAGTGCGAAACCCTCAAACTGTACGGCAGAATCGGAGGTAGTCtcgtggccggccggcttccGCATGGGCTACACTCAAGAACGTAATCCCAACGTTCGGGGCCAACTGTTCTCACCGACATTCGCCCAGTATCCGTTCAACGTGAACATCACCGCCAACTCCAGCCAAGGTAGTCTCGACAGTTTTGTCATCCCATCCCCCGGTGGCAACGAAATTGAACAGTTGGGCTTCGAGTTTCGTTCCGCAGCGGACGACGTTCTACTGgacggcgaggaggaggaaaccgATTCAAGCGAGAACGTTTAGCGCCATTCTTGGGCCCTGAtggtgcagcagtagccatcTGCTCCCATTTATGCTTCTAGCCTCGTTCGGTTTCGAGGGAACCGAAAAGGAAGAtcgaaaataatttattccacGATTTGTCGCAAGTACCGCAAGCGCGTATAGCGGAGCTTCGCCACCGCTCGATGCACTGGAGCGCATAGGAACGCGATAAttactgtttctattccactAGAGCGTCACTTCCTCTCGGGTTGATCT
This sequence is a window from Anopheles darlingi chromosome 3, idAnoDarlMG_H_01, whole genome shotgun sequence. Protein-coding genes within it:
- the LOC125958236 gene encoding uncharacterized protein LOC125958236, translated to MLGPRCLRCAFSASIAGVLLMVMLGSVAGDRYQDNIFFNYYNSSGSLVHIYNLAEGNTYEYDKDCHPGTKFAIVVFGWKISCDKYFVQDLIGNLTKHRGGCVMCMNYDRFAQLPAYSRLRRNYKEIHGVLKQKLEFLEKEGFSADDGYLYGFSFGAQVVLAAAKEYGTRKLKEIDVCDIVGTGFDTTDVNAPNHRTAAKNVQCIHTSRNYGTRHRTSCHQDWIMGDCGINQLAAPLSPWGSHGVCSLLYNSAFEHEFLASAKPSNCTAESEVVSWPAGFRMGYTQERNPNVRGQLFSPTFAQYPFNVNITANSSQGSLDSFVIPSPGGNEIEQLGFEFRSAADDVLLDGEEEETDSSENV